AACTGACGCTCGATGAGCCTCGAACAGCACGTGACCGTCGCGATCGCACACGCGATCGCCGAGAGCGAGGGACGAGCGCCACACCGACTGGGCTACTCACTGGCGAACTACGTCGACACCGACGCCATCGAGCGGTTGGCACAGATGGACAACCACGAGTGGGAACTGACGTTCTCGGTCCCCGGCCACGAGGTCACGCTCGACGGTGACGGAACGATCACCCTCGACGGTGACGTCGTCAGCCAACCGGACCGTGGTGAGTTCGGCGAGGGAGACTGACCGTCCGGCGGGGTCGTGCCTACCTGACTGTGATGACGTGTGCGTCCTCGGGTGCGAACGTGACGGTCGCCGTCCCCGTGGGCGGTGATCGGGTCCGGAGCCGGAGCGGTCGGCCGCCCCAGTCGAGGTGGACGCGGGTCGTCTCGCCGAGGAACTCCGCGCTGGTCACCGTCGTCGACAGCGCGTTCGGTCCGTCGCCGACGGCGAGTCGCTCCGGCCGGACACAGAACGTGATCTCGTCACCGCGAGTAGCCGCCCCCTCCAGTCCGACCGTCAGCGTCTCCTCGCCGACCGACACGTCCGCGACCCGCCCGTCGGCGGTCTCACGGAGGTCGGTCACCGTTCCTTCGATGACGTTGTTGTCGCCGATGAAGTCCGCGACGAACGGCGTCGTCGGCCGCCGATAGATCTCGCGGGGCGGGCCGACCTGCTCGGGGGTTCCGTCCCGCATCACCGCGACTCGGTCGGAGATCGCCAGCGCCTCCTCCTGATCGTGGGTGACGTAGACGGTCGTGATCCCCAGTTCCTGCTGGATCTCCCGGACCTGGACCCGGAGCCGTTCGCGGAGTTTCGCGTCCAGTGCGCTCATCGGCTCGTCCAACAGCAGGATCTCCGGACCCGGTGCCAGCGCACGGGCGATCGCGACACGCTGTTGTTGCCCGCCCGAGAGCGTGTCGGGGTCCCGATCGGCCATCCCCGGCAGGTCGACCAACTCCAGGAGCTCCCGGACGCGTTCGCTGTCACTGACCCCGCCCGGCGGCTCGGCGAAGTTGAGCCCGTAGGCGACGTTCTCGCCGACGCTCATGTGTGGGAACAGTGCGTAGCTCTGGAAGACGACGCCGACGTTGCGCTCCTCGGGCGGGACGCCGGTGACCGACGCCCCGTCGAAGCGGACGACCCCGTCGGTCGGTCGCTCGAACCCCGCCAACAGCCGGAGCGTCGTCGTCTTCCCACAGCCCGAGGGGCCGACGAGCGTGAAGAACTCGCCGTCGCGGATCGACAGGGAGAGTTCCGAGACGGCCGTGGTCTCGCCGTACCGCTTTCTCACGCCGTCGAGTTCGACGGCCGGTTCAGAAGCCAACGTCTTCACCTCCCAGTCGGTCGATGACGAAGAAACTCACGCTCGTGACCGCGAGCAAGACCACGCCCATCGCCGTCGCCGGCCCCAGCCGCCGGCCGATGAACCGCTCGATGGCGATGGGCATCGTGAACTGGCTCGTCCCGGTCGCCAGTACGACCGTCGCGGAGAACTCGCCGATCGAGAGCGCGACGGCGAAGGCCGCCCCGGCGACGACGGCCGGCCAGACCAGCGGCAGTTCGACGTCGATCAGCGTCCGCGCCCGCGGTGCCCCCAGGGCGCGTGCGGACTCGACGAGCGACTGGTCTAAGCTGTCCAGTTCCGGCCCGACGGTCCGGACGACGAAGGGGTAGCCGCCGACGGCGTGTGCGCCGACGATCGCCAGCGCGCCGCCGACGGCAAGCCGCGTGTCGCCGATCTCGACACCGAAGACCAGCCCGCGGAGCAGGCCGAGGCCGACGACGATCCCCGAGACCGACAGCGGGGCCATCGCCAGCGCGTCGACGAGTTTCCGGCCCCGGTAGTCCCGGGTCGTCAGCACGGCCACGACCACGCCCATCGGCAGCGCGATCAGCAGCGACGCCGCGGCGAACAGCACGGAGTTGACCACGGCGTCCCAGGGCTTGACCTGGAACGCCGCGCCGGTCGCCTGTCGGCGCAGGAGGAACTGATAGTGGGTCAGCGTCAGCCCGTCCGGGCCGGTGACACTCGCCAGCAGCATGCTCGCGATGGGGCCGACGAACACCGCCAGCGCGAGCACGGCGTAGGCGGCGAGTCCCAGACGAGGAACCGTCTCTCGGAGGGACCAGCGGTCGGGAACGAGGGGCTTCCGCGGGAGCGGGTCGCCGCCGCTACGCTGGACGGTGTTGCGGGCCTCGTACCGGAGATAGGCGTACAACAGCCCCAGCGAGATGCCCAGTTCGATCAGCGCGAGCGCCGCCGCCTCGGCGTAGTCGAACTCGCCGACGAGCCGATAGACGAACACCTCGACGGTCGCCAGTTGGTAGCCGCCGAGCGCGAGCACGATGGGGAACGTGCTGAAGGTGAACACGAACGTCAGCGCGGCCCCCATCAGGACCGCCGGATACAGTTGCGGCGCGACGACGTCCCGGAAGGCTCGCAGCGGGCTCGCACCGAGGCTACGGGCCGTCTCGACCGCGCTGGCGTCGACCGACTCCCAGGCGGCCGTCGTCACGCGGGCCACCAGCGGCGCGTTGTAGAACGCGTGGGCGATGATCACCGCCTCCAGGGTGAACAGCAACTCGACTCGCTGGAGTCCCGCTGCGGTCAGAACGCCGTTCAGCGTCCCGTTCCGGCCGAACGTGGCGACGAAGCCGACCGCGACCATCATCGACGGCAGGACGAACGGGAGGATCGTCAGCGACCGCAGCGTCCGCCGGCCGGGGAACTCGTAGCGGGCGAGCAGGTAGGCCGCCGGCAGACCGAGCGCCACGCTCGCGACCGACGAGACCGCGGCCTGGTAGGCGGTGAAGCCGACGATGCCGAGCCGCCGGTCCGGCGAGAGCGTGGCGCGGGCGACCGCCGCCGGCGAGTCCCCGGTCAGCAACCGCGCGGGCTCGCCGAAGTAGAACGGGTCCGAGAGCATCGTCCAGAACACCGACAGCGTCAGCCGGCCGTCGACGAAGATACTGTCGACGAAGACCGTCGAGATCGGGTAGTAGAACAGGACGACGAGGACGAGCAGGGTTCCGGCAGCCAGCGCAGGCAGCGCCCGTCGGTCGAACTGCCGCCGGATCGCCTGCCGGAGCCCCGGTTTTCCCATCACCCGGTGGTCAAACCTAGTGGTACTTAGCTCCCGCGTTCCCCTGCCATCGACTACGGGACAACAGTATTGTCGCCGCGGAGAGAACGGACGCGTATGTCCGACAGCAGCCGGTCGGAACACGGCGTTCGCCGACGATTCGCCGACGCGCTCTGGCGGCGACACGCGAACCCGCTGAGTGGGTGGTACCGGGCCGTCGTCCTCCCGCTCCTGTTGTACGGTATCTACACCCGCCGGCCACGGCTCGTCGTCGCCGCGTTGACCTTTACCGTCGTCAATCCGGTCCTGTTCCCGCCGCCGGAAGACGCCGACGCCTGGATGACGCGGGTCGTCCTCGGCGA
Above is a window of Haloarcula halophila DNA encoding:
- a CDS encoding ABC transporter ATP-binding protein; translation: MASEPAVELDGVRKRYGETTAVSELSLSIRDGEFFTLVGPSGCGKTTTLRLLAGFERPTDGVVRFDGASVTGVPPEERNVGVVFQSYALFPHMSVGENVAYGLNFAEPPGGVSDSERVRELLELVDLPGMADRDPDTLSGGQQQRVAIARALAPGPEILLLDEPMSALDAKLRERLRVQVREIQQELGITTVYVTHDQEEALAISDRVAVMRDGTPEQVGPPREIYRRPTTPFVADFIGDNNVIEGTVTDLRETADGRVADVSVGEETLTVGLEGAATRGDEITFCVRPERLAVGDGPNALSTTVTSAEFLGETTRVHLDWGGRPLRLRTRSPPTGTATVTFAPEDAHVITVR
- a CDS encoding DUF6653 family protein, which codes for MSDSSRSEHGVRRRFADALWRRHANPLSGWYRAVVLPLLLYGIYTRRPRLVVAALTFTVVNPVLFPPPEDADAWMTRVVLGERMYYRHREGRRPVDLLNYVNGPVSAYAVYAAYRRQPLRTAAATVLSMVLKFAFVASVARYYEQNRGQYPEAVPDFDRRSP
- a CDS encoding ABC transporter permease, which codes for MGKPGLRQAIRRQFDRRALPALAAGTLLVLVVLFYYPISTVFVDSIFVDGRLTLSVFWTMLSDPFYFGEPARLLTGDSPAAVARATLSPDRRLGIVGFTAYQAAVSSVASVALGLPAAYLLARYEFPGRRTLRSLTILPFVLPSMMVAVGFVATFGRNGTLNGVLTAAGLQRVELLFTLEAVIIAHAFYNAPLVARVTTAAWESVDASAVETARSLGASPLRAFRDVVAPQLYPAVLMGAALTFVFTFSTFPIVLALGGYQLATVEVFVYRLVGEFDYAEAAALALIELGISLGLLYAYLRYEARNTVQRSGGDPLPRKPLVPDRWSLRETVPRLGLAAYAVLALAVFVGPIASMLLASVTGPDGLTLTHYQFLLRRQATGAAFQVKPWDAVVNSVLFAAASLLIALPMGVVVAVLTTRDYRGRKLVDALAMAPLSVSGIVVGLGLLRGLVFGVEIGDTRLAVGGALAIVGAHAVGGYPFVVRTVGPELDSLDQSLVESARALGAPRARTLIDVELPLVWPAVVAGAAFAVALSIGEFSATVVLATGTSQFTMPIAIERFIGRRLGPATAMGVVLLAVTSVSFFVIDRLGGEDVGF
- a CDS encoding HalOD1 output domain-containing protein — its product is MSLEQHVTVAIAHAIAESEGRAPHRLGYSLANYVDTDAIERLAQMDNHEWELTFSVPGHEVTLDGDGTITLDGDVVSQPDRGEFGEGD